A region of Thermoleophilaceae bacterium DNA encodes the following proteins:
- a CDS encoding class I SAM-dependent methyltransferase yields the protein MLCRCSRCGTAITEGGAPGAELYESGIYAPGEPRAAKAVRAIQRAVIAQPVRMLRRAGVAPGARVLDAGAGRGRLVAALGAAGFDARGIEPSARSVAQAVAPVEQRTIGEHYDDGLDAVVLWHVLEHLDDPAAALRRIAGWLRPGGMLLLGVPNAASLQARIGGPGWLHFDAPRHRTHFTPAGLDAILAATGFAPARTHHLVWEHNLHGMWMAMLTRLGMRPGFPFHLLKRNIDPRPKDLALLALGVPLAPLATALEAGAAAARRGGTVAILARRTSNCSRAEPGDLQPSPA from the coding sequence TTGCTATGCCGTTGTTCCCGCTGCGGCACGGCGATCACAGAGGGCGGCGCGCCCGGAGCCGAGCTGTACGAGTCGGGCATCTACGCGCCCGGCGAGCCGCGGGCCGCCAAAGCGGTCCGCGCCATCCAGCGCGCCGTCATCGCCCAGCCCGTGCGCATGCTGCGCCGGGCCGGGGTGGCGCCCGGCGCGCGCGTGCTCGATGCGGGGGCGGGCCGCGGCCGCCTCGTGGCCGCCCTGGGCGCGGCGGGCTTCGACGCGCGGGGCATCGAGCCGAGCGCGCGCAGCGTGGCACAGGCCGTGGCGCCGGTGGAGCAGCGCACGATTGGCGAGCACTACGACGACGGCCTCGACGCCGTGGTGCTCTGGCACGTGCTCGAGCACCTCGACGACCCGGCGGCCGCGCTGCGCCGGATCGCCGGCTGGCTGCGCCCCGGGGGCATGCTGCTGCTGGGCGTGCCAAACGCCGCCTCGCTCCAGGCGCGGATCGGCGGCCCGGGCTGGCTGCACTTCGACGCCCCGCGCCATCGCACCCACTTCACGCCCGCGGGCCTCGACGCGATCCTCGCTGCCACCGGCTTCGCGCCGGCGCGGACCCACCACCTGGTGTGGGAGCACAACCTGCACGGCATGTGGATGGCGATGCTCACCCGCCTGGGCATGCGCCCCGGCTTCCCCTTCCACCTGCTCAAGCGCAACATCGACCCACGCCCGAAGGACCTGGCCCTGCTGGCGCTCGGCGTGCCGCTGGCGCCGCTCGCAACGGCCCTGGAGGCCGGCGCGGCCGCCGCGCGCCGCGGCGGGACCGTGGCGATCCTGGCCCGCCGCACATCGAACTGCTCTAGGGCGGAGCCCGGCGACCTTCAGCCCAGCCCGGCGTAG